Proteins from a genomic interval of Acidobacteriota bacterium:
- a CDS encoding FYDLN acid domain-containing protein, whose translation MSDNKLGQKWTCEACSARFYDLGKPNPVCPKCGVAVNPPEEEEEESTRSKRAEDEDLDDDDDQDLDSDLDDDDDEDEDDEDLDDLDDLDDEDDEDDEDDDFDDLDDDDDD comes from the coding sequence ATGTCCGACAACAAGCTTGGCCAGAAATGGACCTGCGAGGCCTGCAGCGCTCGTTTCTACGATTTGGGAAAACCCAACCCGGTTTGCCCAAAATGTGGCGTCGCCGTCAATCCGCCGGAGGAAGAGGAAGAAGAGTCGACCCGCAGCAAGCGCGCGGAAGACGAAGACCTCGACGACGACGATGATCAGGATCTGGACAGCGATCTGGACGATGACGACGACGAGGATGAGGACGACGAGGATCTAGATGACCTCGACGATCTAGATGACGAGGATGACGAAGACGACGAGGACGACGACTTCGACGACCTCGATGATGACG